In Catharus ustulatus isolate bCatUst1 chromosome 29, bCatUst1.pri.v2, whole genome shotgun sequence, the following are encoded in one genomic region:
- the LOC117008249 gene encoding F-BAR domain only protein 1-like: protein MESQSRDPPSTKEFSWPQPNSSSNSLTLPAELDNPGCSSSDSDYDEEEPRKFRVLIKPLQPQEPAQATEEQLRATVGHLSLGPALGGTGRRLAGRQVTSLTPSDPEGTLPGGDSGGRGLPAAQLDSGPVKPPQDPQDPRDPRDPPDSAALFGPPLESAFEEFPAPRSCSSPSSSSSSSSCSPENVPDSGLDSPSHPQPGPSPDSRPWTPQGDPKNSSRPWTPQPDPPNPSRKPPDPSWTPQGDPKNPSRPWTPQGDPPDPPNFAPFGAAEGLWVVPGGVSGVSGVAPPRSRSRCPTDPPPSPSPDPFGDPPVWGEPPPAPSSRSSSSSSPAPPSGRGSCSPSPSPWGCPGPGSGEGGAAGEAQPEPEPPWPSAAPRDVPVVAPPRRCRSRRAGPGSNSDLSRSLSPSPSWSCGPSHSAPASLSERGFFSAAPPALGLSRGPSPVVLGSQDALPVATAFTEYVHAYFKGRDADSCLVKVTGELTMSFPAGIVRVFGASAAPPVLSFRLLNAAGIEQFLPNSELLYSDPSQSDPSTKDFWLNMGALSAQLQRQAEQSPGAPYYNVVLLKYQFSRLGPGSAPLRLAVSWDCSPGCTRVTVEYGYNGAALALPAPLANVTVLLPLEEPLGNLRLQPAATWNLEEKRLLWKLLDVPGAPGQAGSGRLSASWEPLGGRSKPSPVAAQFSGEGSTLSGLELQLPGAAYRVSLLKKRFATGIYLAGS, encoded by the exons GAATTTTCCTGGCCCCAGCCGAATTCCAGCAGCAATTCCTTGACCCTCCCAGCCGAGCTGGACAACCCCGGCTGCTCCTCCAGCGACTCCGACTACGACGAGGAGGAGCCGCGGAAATTCCGGGTGTTGATcaaacccctgcagccccaggagcccgCCCAGGCCACcgaggagcagctcagggccaCCGTGGGCCACCTCAGCCTGGGCCCCGCGCTCGGG GGCACCGGCAGGAGGCTGGCGGGAC GACAGGTGACATCCCTGACCCCCAGCGACCCCGAGGGGACCCTGCCAGGGG gtGACAGCGGGGGGAGGGGTCTCCCTGCAGCGCAGCtggacag cgGCCCCGTGAagcccccccaggacccccaggacccccgggacccccgggaccccccagacTCAGCCGCTCTCTTTGGGCCCCCCCTGGAATCAGCGTTCGAGGAATTCCCGG CCCCTCGCTCCTGCTCGtcgccttcctcctcctcctcctcctcctcctgctcgcCAGAGAACGTTCCAGACTCGGGGCTGGACTCGCCCTCGCACCCCCAGCCCGGACCCTCCCCGGATTCCCGGCCCTGGACCCCccaaggggaccccaaaaattcatcccGGCCCTGGACCCCCCAGCCcgaccccccaaacccctccagga agcccccagacccctcctggACCCCccaaggggaccccaaaaatccctcccgGCCCTGGACCCCCCAGggggaccccccagacccccccaatTTTGCCCCTTTTGGCGCTGCCGAGGGGCTCTGGGTGGTCCcggggggggtctcgggggtctcgggggtcgCCCCCCCCCGGTCCCGCAGCCGCTGTCCCACCgacccccccccctccccctccccggaCCCTTTTGGGGACCCCCCGGTGTGGGGGGAGCCCCCCCCGGCTCCTtcctcccgctcctcctcctcgtcctctCCCGCGCCCCCGAGCGGGCGGGGGTCGtgcagcccctccccctccccgtgGGGGTGTCCCGGGCCGGGGTCGGGGGaggggggagcggcgggggaGGCGCAGCCGGAGCCGG agcccccctggcccagcgctgccccccGGGACGTTCCTGTCGTGGCCCCCCCGCGCCGCTGCCGCTCcaggcgggccgggccgggcagcaACAGCGACCTG TCCCGCTCTCTGAGCCCCTCGCCCTCCTGGAGCTGCGGCCCCTCTCACTCGGCCCCCGCCAGCCTGAGCGAGCGCGGCTTCTTcagcgcggccccgccggcgCTCG ggctaTCCCGAGGTCCCAGCCCGGTGGTGCTGGGCTCGCAGGACGCGCTGCCCGTGGCCACCGCATTCACCGAGTACGTGCACGCCTATTTCAAAGGACGCGACGCCGACAG ctgcctggtgaAGGTGACGGGGGAGCTGACGATGTCGTTCCCCGCGGGGATCGTGCGGGTGTTCGGGGCCAGCGCGGCGCCGCCGGTGCTGAGCTTCAGACTCCTGAACGCGGCGGGCATCGAGCAGTTCCTGCCCAACAGCGAGCTGCTCTacag CGACCCCTCGCAGAGCGACCCCAGCACCAAGGATTTCTGGCTGAACATGGGGGCGCTGAGCGCGCAGCTGCAGCGCCAGGCGGAGCAGAGCCCCGGCGCGCCCTACTACAACGTGGTGCTGCTCAAGTaccag TTCTCGCGGCTGGGGCCCGGCTCGGCCCCGCTGCGCCTGGCCGTGAGCTGGGACTGCTCTCCCGGGTGCACCCGGGTCACGGTGGAGTAcggctacaacggggccgcgCTGGCGCTGCCCGCGCCCCTCGCCAACGTCACcgtgctgctgcccctggaggAGCCCCTGGGCAACCTGCGGCTGCAGCCCGCGGCCACCtg GAACCTGGAGGAGAAGCGGCTGCTCTGGAAGCTGCTCGATGTGCCCGGAGCGCCGGGCCAGGCGG GCTCGGGCCGGCTCTCTGCCAGCTGGGAGCCGCTCGGGGGTCGCAGCAAGCCCAGCCCGGTGGCGGCGCAGTTCAGCGGCGAGGGGAGCACGCTGAgcgggctggagctgcagctgcccggGGCGGCGTACAGGGTGTCACTGCTCAAAAAGAGATTCGCTACAG GGATTTACCTGGCGGGGTCCTGA